Genomic DNA from Streptomyces sp. AM 2-1-1:
CAAGGCGGCCAAGGCGGCCAAGGCGGCCAAGGCGGCCAGGGCGGCCAGGGCGGCCAATGCGAGCGGGGCGAACCCGATGGCCGACCCGGCTACGGCTCGAACGTGTTTCACGTGGAACGGGGAGGCGCGGTCCGATGAGACGCCCTGCTGGGTGTGCGGCGAGCGGTCGCACCGTAGGGGGTGAACCCTCGGCCGCGGGCGGCTCTCCGCAGTGTTCGTGGCGGACCTGCGCGTCAGAGCATGAGCTTGAAGCCCACATGACTGGGGGTGAAGCCGAGGCGCTCGTAGAAGCGGTGGGCGTCGGTGCGGGTGGCGTCAGAGGTCAGCTGGACCAACTGGCACTCCTGGCGGCGGGATTCGTCCACGGCCCACTGGATCAACCGCGTCCCCAGGCCGCTGCCGCGCTCCTCCCCGTGCACGCGGACCCCTTCGATGACGGAACGGGTGGCGCCGCGCCGCGACAGTCCGGGGACGATGGTGAGCTGGGCCGTACCCACGATCCGGTCTCCGCGGACGGCGACCATCAGATACTGGTTCGGATCGTCCGAGAGGCGCTGGTAGGCCTTCTCGTACGGGGAGAGGTCGTCGGGCGACTCGCGTCCCGCGCCCAGGGGGTCGTCGGCGAGCATCGCGACGATGGCCGGGAGGTCGGCCGGCGAAGCGGGCCGTATCAGCAGTTCTCTCATGATCGGCACCCTACGCAGCGGGCACTGCGAAGGGCGCCGCACCCTCTGCGGGGGGCACTGCGTGGGGCGTCGCCCCCTCGGCGGGGGGCGCGGTGAGGGGCGCCGTTTCCCGTCCACGCGAGCTTCGGCGCAGTCGGCCCGGCCTCGCTCACACCGTGGCCTTGAGCCCTTCGACCGTCCTGACGAGCGGCTCCAGCTCGGGATGGTCGGCCGCCGCTTCGTCGAGGGCGGCGCGGAGGGCGGCGTCGTTGGTGGGGCGGGCCTCGGCGAGCAGAGCGAGGCCCGCTTCGGTCACGTCGGTGTAGATGCCCCGTCGGTCCGTGTCGCAGAGGTACCGGGTGAGCAACCCACGGTCCTCCAGGCGGGTCACCAGGCGCGTGGTGGCGCTCTGACTCAGCACGACCGCATCCGCCACCTGCTTCATCTGGAGGTGGCCACCGGTGCCGTGGTGCTGCCGGCTCAACACGTCCAGCAGGGAGTACTCCCTGACGCTCAGGTCGTGACCGGTCTGCAGGGCCCGCTCGATATGCGCCTCGATCTTCCCGTGCAGCAGGGAAAGAGCACACCAGCCCTGTGACAGGGCGGTCAGGGCGGGGTCCGTGGCGGTCATCGTCTCTCCTCCGTGCTGGAGCTGCTTGGTTCCAGGATAGGCGACTCCTGCAATAGCCCGCGTTTGCAATTAGTCAGCGTCTGCAATTATTGTCAACGCTTGTAAAACGCAGACGCAACTTTCAGGAGAGGTCTACTCATGCCGCTGGCGCTTCTCGCCCTCGCCATCGGGGCTTTCGGGATCGGGACCACCGAGTTCGTGATCATGGGGTTGCTCCCCGAGGTGGCCGCGGACTTCCAGGTGTCCATCCCGGCCGCGGGCTTCCTGGTCACGGGATACGCGCTCGGCGTGGTCGTCGGCGCTCCGCTCATGTCACTGCTGGGCACACGGATCAGCCGCAAACGGATGTTGATGCTGCTGATGGGCCTCTTCATCATGGGCAACGTGGTCTCGGCCCTGGCTCCCGTCTTCGGCGTCATGATCGTCGGAAGGGTGATCGCCTCGCTCGCCCACGGCGCCTTCTTCGGCATCGGATCGGTCGTCGCGGCCGACCTGGTGGCGCCCGAGAAGAAGGCCGGAGCCATCGCCCTCATGTTCACCGGGCTGACGGTCGCCAACGTCGTGGGCGTTCCGCTGGGTACCTACATCGGTCAGACCGCGGGATGGCGGGTGACCTTCTTCGTCGTCGCCGCCCTCGGAGTGCTCGGCCTGCTCGGCGTGGCGAAGCTCGTACCGGAGCAGTCCCGCCCCGACGGCGTGCGACTCCGCCACGAACTCGCGGCCTTCCGGAACGTGCAGGTGCTGCTCGCCATGGCGATGACGGTGCTGGGCTTCGGCGGGGTCTTCGCCGCGATCACCTACATCACTCCGATGATGACCGGGGTCGCCGGATTCGCGCCGTCCTCGGTCACCTGGCTGCTGGTCCTCTTCGGGGCCGGCATGGTGGTCGGCAATCTGCTGGGCGGGAAGTTCGCCGACCGGCACCTCATGCCCATGCTCTTCGTCACGCTCGGGGCGCTCGCGGTCGTGCTGGCCCTGTTCACGGTGACCGCGCACAACAAAGTCGCCGCCGCCGTCACCATCGTCCTCATCGGAGCTCTGGGGTTCGCCACGGTGCCGCCGCTGCAGAAACGCGTACTGGACCAGGCATCAGGTGCTCCGACGCTCGCCTCCGCCGTCAACATCGGCGCCTTCAACCTGGGCAACGCACTCTCCGCCTGGCTCGGCGGCATGGTGATCGCGGCCGGCTTCAGCTACACCGCGCCCAACTGGGTCGGCGCGGCCCTCGCGGGAGCCGCCCTGATTCTCGCCCTCGTCTCCAGCCTGCTGGAGCGCCGGCAGGCGGAGGAGAACCGGACCGCCCCCGCCCCCGCCCGCGTCCCCGAGCCGGCCGGCGCATCCGCCGCGGCCGGTTCCTGAACTTTCCTTCACCCCCACGGGCGGTTCCGCGACCGCCCGCCCCCACCGCATCAACGATCACGTTGGAGAACACCATGAGCACGCCCACCCGCACCGCGGTCGCCCCGCTCACCGTC
This window encodes:
- a CDS encoding MarR family transcriptional regulator, encoding MTATDPALTALSQGWCALSLLHGKIEAHIERALQTGHDLSVREYSLLDVLSRQHHGTGGHLQMKQVADAVVLSQSATTRLVTRLEDRGLLTRYLCDTDRRGIYTDVTEAGLALLAEARPTNDAALRAALDEAAADHPELEPLVRTVEGLKATV
- a CDS encoding GNAT family N-acetyltransferase, which encodes MRELLIRPASPADLPAIVAMLADDPLGAGRESPDDLSPYEKAYQRLSDDPNQYLMVAVRGDRIVGTAQLTIVPGLSRRGATRSVIEGVRVHGEERGSGLGTRLIQWAVDESRRQECQLVQLTSDATRTDAHRFYERLGFTPSHVGFKLML
- a CDS encoding MFS transporter; amino-acid sequence: MPLALLALAIGAFGIGTTEFVIMGLLPEVAADFQVSIPAAGFLVTGYALGVVVGAPLMSLLGTRISRKRMLMLLMGLFIMGNVVSALAPVFGVMIVGRVIASLAHGAFFGIGSVVAADLVAPEKKAGAIALMFTGLTVANVVGVPLGTYIGQTAGWRVTFFVVAALGVLGLLGVAKLVPEQSRPDGVRLRHELAAFRNVQVLLAMAMTVLGFGGVFAAITYITPMMTGVAGFAPSSVTWLLVLFGAGMVVGNLLGGKFADRHLMPMLFVTLGALAVVLALFTVTAHNKVAAAVTIVLIGALGFATVPPLQKRVLDQASGAPTLASAVNIGAFNLGNALSAWLGGMVIAAGFSYTAPNWVGAALAGAALILALVSSLLERRQAEENRTAPAPARVPEPAGASAAAGS